The following proteins are encoded in a genomic region of Pirellulales bacterium:
- a CDS encoding aminotransferase class V-fold PLP-dependent enzyme yields MPSIYEHLKVPTLVNAAGTLTRLGGSLMDAEVVQAMAEASHGFVRMDELHAAAGQRIAETTGAEAGLVTSGAAASLTLATAACLAGHDFARMDRLPDTAGMPNEIVIARSHRNGYDHALRAAGARLVEVGLAERTRDPQPWEITAAINEQTVAVAFSVGFSPLPLADVVAVAKQRGVPVIVDASAALPPRENLKKFIAAGADLVAFSGGKAIRGPQASGILCGRRDLIASAALQMWDMDFVPELWNPPVAVVDPTIMKAGVPNHGIGRGMKVGKEEIAGLLVALERFAAGSDAADCERFTAAAAQIASGLTDLPGARVSLVERPELWPVVRLEIDPASRVTAIEIARTLESGTPAVYVATGDAQAGRLAIDPFCLQPGEAQMVIARVQAAFGR; encoded by the coding sequence ATGCCCTCGATCTACGAACATCTGAAAGTACCGACGCTGGTCAACGCGGCCGGTACGCTCACGCGCCTGGGTGGGTCGTTGATGGATGCCGAGGTCGTGCAGGCCATGGCCGAGGCTTCGCACGGCTTTGTGCGAATGGACGAACTGCATGCCGCGGCGGGGCAGCGTATCGCCGAAACGACCGGCGCCGAAGCGGGGTTGGTAACCTCGGGGGCTGCCGCGTCGCTAACGTTGGCCACCGCTGCCTGCCTGGCCGGGCATGACTTCGCCCGCATGGACCGGCTGCCGGACACCGCCGGCATGCCGAACGAGATTGTCATCGCACGCTCGCATCGCAACGGCTATGACCATGCGTTGCGCGCGGCGGGGGCACGCCTGGTCGAGGTTGGCCTGGCCGAGCGGACGCGCGATCCGCAACCGTGGGAAATCACGGCAGCGATCAACGAGCAAACCGTGGCCGTGGCCTTTTCGGTCGGCTTCTCGCCGCTCCCTTTGGCTGATGTCGTGGCGGTGGCGAAGCAACGCGGCGTGCCGGTGATCGTCGATGCCTCGGCTGCACTGCCGCCGCGCGAGAACTTGAAGAAATTCATTGCCGCCGGCGCTGACCTGGTCGCTTTCAGCGGTGGCAAGGCGATTCGTGGTCCGCAGGCCTCGGGCATTCTTTGCGGTCGTCGCGACCTGATTGCTTCGGCGGCGCTGCAGATGTGGGACATGGATTTTGTCCCTGAGCTGTGGAATCCGCCCGTGGCAGTTGTCGATCCCACGATCATGAAAGCAGGCGTGCCCAATCATGGGATTGGCCGCGGCATGAAAGTCGGTAAGGAGGAGATCGCCGGCCTGCTCGTCGCGCTCGAACGATTTGCCGCGGGCAGCGATGCGGCTGACTGCGAGCGGTTTACGGCAGCGGCGGCGCAGATCGCGAGTGGGTTGACCGATCTGCCGGGCGCGCGCGTTTCGCTCGTTGAACGCCCGGAGCTTTGGCCGGTAGTGCGCCTCGAGATCGATCCGGCGTCGCGCGTTACGGCGATTGAGATTGCGCGAACGCTGGAGAGCGGCACGCCGGCTGTCTACGTGGCCACCGGAGACGCGCAAGCCGGCCGGCTTGCCATCGATCCCTTCTGCTTGCAGCCGGGCGAAGCGCAGATGGTGATTGCCCGAGTGCAGGCAGCGTTCGGTCGTTGA
- a CDS encoding methyltransferase yields MLNKEALDQREENASPESRLMQLVAGNWPIQAVYSAAKLELADHIHDGPKTAEELAAIVGAHAPSLYRLLRALASLGVFSEDAQGRFNMTPMAELLRKNATRSLWASTVMMAEEHYVAWGRLLDGVRLGKTSFNLQYGVGVFDYFETHPESARIFHRAMTELTSQTHVAAVEAYDFGRFQKLIDVGGGRGTLISAILKANPALRGAVYDLPSVMEQTRQFLTEQGVSDRCEAIGGDFFASIPTGADAYILSTVIHDWHDVDSLRILRNIHSAMKPSGTLLLVELVLKGRNEPDFGKLMDLNMLVMAGGLERTAEEFRALLSEAGFELTRIVPTKSKSHVIEAVRRN; encoded by the coding sequence ATGCTGAACAAAGAAGCGCTCGACCAACGTGAAGAAAACGCCTCGCCCGAGAGCCGCTTGATGCAGCTCGTCGCGGGCAATTGGCCGATACAGGCGGTTTACTCTGCCGCGAAGCTCGAGCTGGCCGACCATATTCATGATGGTCCCAAAACGGCCGAGGAGCTCGCCGCGATCGTCGGCGCGCACGCTCCGTCGCTGTACCGGCTGCTGCGCGCCTTGGCCAGCCTCGGCGTATTCAGCGAGGACGCGCAAGGCCGTTTTAACATGACGCCCATGGCGGAACTGTTGCGCAAAAACGCGACGCGTTCATTGTGGGCCTCGACGGTGATGATGGCCGAGGAGCATTACGTCGCCTGGGGACGGCTCTTGGATGGCGTGCGGTTGGGCAAAACCTCGTTCAACCTGCAATACGGCGTTGGTGTGTTCGACTACTTCGAGACACACCCGGAATCAGCCCGCATTTTTCATCGCGCCATGACCGAGCTGACGAGCCAAACGCACGTCGCGGCGGTCGAAGCCTACGATTTCGGCCGGTTCCAGAAGTTGATCGACGTCGGCGGTGGCCGCGGCACGCTGATCTCGGCAATTCTCAAGGCCAATCCCGCTCTGCGCGGCGCTGTTTATGACTTGCCCAGCGTGATGGAGCAGACCCGGCAGTTCCTGACCGAGCAAGGCGTGTCGGATCGCTGCGAAGCGATCGGCGGCGACTTCTTCGCGTCGATCCCCACCGGCGCCGACGCCTACATTCTGTCGACCGTGATTCACGATTGGCATGACGTCGACAGCCTGCGAATCTTGCGCAACATTCACAGCGCTATGAAACCGTCCGGCACGCTGCTTTTGGTCGAACTGGTGCTGAAGGGGCGCAACGAGCCCGATTTCGGCAAACTGATGGACCTGAACATGCTGGTCATGGCCGGCGGCTTGGAACGCACAGCCGAAGAATTCCGGGCGCTGCTCTCCGAAGCCGGCTTCGAGCTGACGCGCATCGTACCGACCAAGTCAAAATCGCACGTGATCGAGGCCGTGCGACGGAATTAG
- a CDS encoding zinc-binding dehydrogenase yields MLAGHILARRKIELVDIPEPELTKSSEPGQILFEPHISCLCGSDLPYFDSAHTVYPQPIGYSLHEMVGTVVSTTGQRFRAGDRVLAVPVRQHGLFERYTLSEDRAIPLDHRRPPEQALLAQPLGTVIFALKKVPTFLDKDVVVVGQGPIGQLFNASLRNLGAREIIGVDKLPSRLAMSEKMGATAVVDSSREDPVEAVRKITGGNLADVVIEAVGHEDQALDVCIDLCAKYGRILSFGVPPETIDSLRWKDLFYKNITVHTSVDPDFTRDFPLAMRWIGEGRIDLAALVTHRFPLAKIQTAFDTFRDRVDGAQKVLVEFPRAR; encoded by the coding sequence TTGCTTGCTGGACATATTCTCGCCCGACGTAAGATCGAACTTGTTGATATTCCCGAGCCCGAGCTGACCAAGTCGTCCGAGCCGGGTCAGATCCTGTTCGAGCCACACATCTCTTGCCTGTGCGGATCGGATCTGCCGTACTTCGATTCGGCTCACACGGTTTACCCGCAACCCATCGGTTATTCGTTGCACGAAATGGTCGGCACGGTCGTTTCGACGACCGGCCAGCGTTTTCGAGCGGGCGATCGCGTACTGGCCGTTCCGGTCCGTCAGCATGGCTTGTTCGAGCGCTACACGCTCAGCGAAGATCGCGCCATTCCGCTCGACCATCGCCGCCCGCCCGAACAGGCACTCCTCGCGCAACCGCTGGGCACGGTGATCTTCGCACTGAAAAAGGTTCCCACCTTTCTCGACAAGGACGTTGTCGTCGTCGGGCAAGGACCGATCGGACAACTCTTTAACGCCAGCCTGCGCAATCTCGGCGCGCGCGAGATCATCGGCGTCGACAAGCTGCCGTCGCGGCTGGCGATGAGCGAAAAGATGGGCGCTACCGCGGTCGTCGACAGCAGCCGAGAAGATCCGGTCGAAGCAGTCCGCAAGATTACTGGTGGAAATCTGGCCGACGTCGTGATTGAGGCCGTCGGACACGAAGATCAGGCGCTCGATGTGTGCATCGATCTGTGCGCGAAGTACGGCCGCATCCTGTCGTTCGGCGTGCCGCCCGAGACGATCGATTCGCTGCGTTGGAAGGACCTCTTCTACAAGAACATTACGGTCCACACGAGCGTCGATCCCGACTTCACGCGCGACTTCCCGCTGGCTATGCGCTGGATCGGCGAAGGGCGCATTGATCTGGCCGCTTTGGTGACGCACCGCTTCCCGCTCGCGAAAATCCAAACCGCGTTCGACACGTTCCGCGATCGCGTCGACGGCGCGCAGAAAGTGCTCGTCGAGTTTCCGCGCGCCCGTTAA
- a CDS encoding NADPH:quinone reductase has product MKAAYVKQPGPPESIIYGDLPDPRPAAGEVLVRVKAVAVNPIDTYIRGGLVKAELPSPFVIGSDLAGVVEQCGPGAARFKPGDRVWASNQGMAGRQGSFAELSAVNEQWLYPTPAGVDDRSAAAGALVGITAHLGLFGRAKLQSGETLFVNGGTGGVGAAVVQMAKATGARVITTAGSDEKVAICRELGADLALNYKTADVDAEIRKFAPQGVNVWWETLRDANFDRTVGLLAIRGRMILMAGRDARPVFPVGPFYVKDCALHGFAMFNSSAAEHRACAEDINRWMSEGKLKPRIGREFKLSEAAAAHKLQEENTLQKSGTLAGKIVLVP; this is encoded by the coding sequence ATGAAAGCCGCTTACGTCAAACAACCGGGTCCGCCCGAATCGATTATCTACGGCGATCTGCCCGATCCGCGTCCCGCGGCGGGTGAGGTGCTGGTTCGCGTGAAGGCCGTGGCCGTGAACCCGATCGACACTTACATCCGCGGTGGGCTGGTCAAAGCCGAGTTGCCGAGCCCCTTCGTTATCGGATCGGACCTGGCCGGCGTTGTCGAACAATGCGGACCCGGCGCCGCGCGGTTCAAGCCGGGGGATCGCGTGTGGGCCAGCAATCAAGGAATGGCCGGCCGGCAAGGTTCGTTCGCCGAGCTGTCGGCCGTCAACGAGCAATGGCTGTATCCCACGCCGGCCGGCGTCGACGATCGTTCGGCCGCGGCTGGCGCCTTGGTGGGCATCACGGCGCACCTCGGGTTGTTCGGTCGCGCCAAGTTGCAATCTGGCGAAACGCTGTTCGTTAATGGCGGAACAGGGGGTGTCGGTGCGGCCGTTGTTCAAATGGCTAAGGCCACGGGAGCCCGCGTCATCACGACAGCCGGAAGCGACGAGAAGGTTGCCATCTGCCGCGAACTGGGGGCGGACCTGGCCCTGAATTACAAAACGGCCGACGTCGATGCCGAGATTCGCAAATTCGCGCCGCAAGGCGTCAACGTCTGGTGGGAAACGCTGCGCGACGCGAACTTCGATCGCACCGTGGGCTTGCTAGCCATTCGCGGCCGCATGATCCTGATGGCCGGCCGTGACGCGCGCCCCGTATTTCCCGTCGGGCCCTTCTACGTGAAAGACTGTGCGCTACACGGCTTCGCCATGTTCAATTCCTCGGCCGCCGAGCATCGGGCCTGCGCCGAGGACATCAACCGCTGGATGAGCGAGGGAAAACTGAAACCGCGCATCGGCCGCGAATTCAAGCTCTCCGAAGCCGCGGCAGCCCACAAGCTGCAAGAAGAAAACACGCTGCAAAAGTCCGGCACACTGGCAGGCAAGATCGTGCTCGTGCCGTGA
- a CDS encoding TIM barrel protein, with protein sequence MSSLDRRRFLESSLAVTGALTALPVLHAAETSYGTIVHTKNLGRTPHTKFAVNVEMWWTKLPFLDRLRAAAAFGFPAVEFWPWQGKDLAAVAELCKELKIAIAQFTAWGFSPGMNDPKNHGDFVEAVDQGCRVAKQLDCKKMCVVGGDDQPGMTQAQMHENIITALKRAAPIAEEHEVMLILEPMNIRVDHKGHCLYGSPAAVRICREVDSPMVKINWDLYHMHISEGDLCGRLKEGFDQVGYLQLADHPGRNEPGTGEIHYNRVLKEAFDLGYRGYVGLECRPKGTELAAAQGVAAADVW encoded by the coding sequence ATGAGTTCGCTTGATCGACGTAGATTCCTTGAATCGTCATTGGCTGTTACGGGCGCGCTGACCGCTTTGCCCGTTCTCCATGCGGCTGAAACCTCGTACGGCACCATCGTCCACACCAAGAATCTCGGCCGCACGCCGCACACCAAGTTTGCCGTCAATGTCGAAATGTGGTGGACCAAGCTGCCGTTTCTCGATCGGCTGCGGGCTGCCGCGGCGTTTGGCTTTCCCGCCGTCGAGTTCTGGCCCTGGCAAGGAAAGGATCTGGCCGCGGTCGCCGAGCTCTGCAAAGAGCTGAAGATCGCGATCGCGCAGTTCACCGCCTGGGGATTCAGCCCCGGCATGAACGATCCCAAGAATCACGGCGATTTCGTCGAAGCGGTCGATCAGGGGTGCCGTGTCGCGAAGCAGCTCGACTGTAAGAAAATGTGTGTCGTCGGCGGAGACGACCAGCCTGGCATGACGCAGGCGCAAATGCATGAGAACATCATTACCGCTCTCAAGCGCGCCGCGCCGATCGCCGAGGAGCACGAGGTGATGCTGATCCTCGAGCCGATGAATATCCGTGTCGATCACAAAGGACACTGCCTGTATGGCAGCCCGGCAGCGGTGCGCATTTGCCGCGAAGTGGATTCGCCCATGGTGAAGATCAATTGGGATCTTTATCACATGCACATCAGCGAAGGAGACCTGTGCGGCCGGCTGAAAGAAGGTTTCGACCAGGTGGGCTATTTGCAACTGGCCGACCATCCCGGCCGCAACGAACCCGGCACCGGCGAGATTCACTACAACCGGGTGTTGAAAGAAGCCTTCGACCTCGGCTATCGCGGCTACGTCGGTCTGGAATGCCGGCCCAAGGGTACCGAATTGGCCGCGGCGCAAGGCGTCGCTGCCGCGGATGTCTGGTGA
- a CDS encoding phytanoyl-CoA dioxygenase family protein: protein MSSVLSGADLVAFDRDGYLLVRQLFDAEEMSILLTFARQDPALAAGAYARKDASGNETRLALWNHAGEDLYSMFSRSPRIVDRMENLLGGEVYHYHTKMMLKEPLVGGAWEWHQDYGYWYHNGCLFPLLASCLIAVDQATRENGCLQVLRGSHHMGRIDHGRVGEQTGADMERVEEALRRMELVYVEAEPGDALFFHSNLLHRSDQNRSPRSRWSLICCYNAARNDPYKDSRHPRYEPLVKVTDGAIKEWAGRAAAS, encoded by the coding sequence ATGTCGAGCGTGCTGTCGGGCGCGGATCTGGTCGCCTTCGATCGCGACGGATATCTACTGGTGCGGCAACTTTTCGACGCCGAGGAGATGTCGATCCTGCTCACTTTCGCCCGGCAGGATCCGGCACTCGCTGCCGGAGCTTACGCGCGCAAAGATGCCTCGGGCAACGAGACGCGGCTGGCCTTGTGGAATCATGCCGGCGAAGACCTGTACAGCATGTTCTCGCGGTCGCCGCGGATTGTCGACCGGATGGAAAACCTGCTGGGGGGCGAGGTCTATCACTACCACACCAAGATGATGCTCAAGGAGCCGCTCGTGGGGGGCGCGTGGGAGTGGCACCAGGATTACGGCTATTGGTATCACAACGGCTGCTTGTTTCCGCTGCTGGCCAGTTGCTTGATCGCCGTGGACCAGGCGACGCGCGAAAATGGCTGCCTGCAAGTGCTGCGGGGCTCGCACCACATGGGGCGGATCGATCACGGTCGCGTTGGCGAGCAGACCGGCGCCGACATGGAACGCGTCGAAGAAGCGCTTCGGCGGATGGAGCTGGTCTATGTCGAGGCCGAGCCGGGGGACGCGCTGTTCTTTCACTCGAACCTGTTGCACCGCTCGGACCAGAACCGCTCGCCGCGCTCGCGCTGGTCGTTGATCTGTTGCTATAACGCGGCGCGAAACGATCCGTACAAAGATTCACGGCATCCACGGTATGAACCACTGGTGAAGGTGACTGACGGGGCGATCAAAGAATGGGCCGGGCGAGCGGCGGCGAGTTGA